A stretch of DNA from Microtus pennsylvanicus isolate mMicPen1 chromosome 20, mMicPen1.hap1, whole genome shotgun sequence:
tacacagagaaaccctgtctcgaaaaacaaaacaaaatctttttaaaacatttaaaaataaagccgggcggtggtggtgcatgcctttaatcccagcactcgggaggcagaggcaggcggatctctgggagttcgaggccagcctggtctacaagagctagttccgggacaggcaccaaagctacagagaaaccctgtctcgaaaaaccaaaaaaaaaaaaaaatttaaaaataaaattcctaccaccaggcgtggtggtggacacctgtgttgttctttctctgtgtagccctggctgtcctggaactcattctgtagaccaggctggcctctaactcagaggttcacctgcctctgcctcctgagtcctgggattaaaagtgtgcaccaccactgcctggctttatgaagtttttgttattgctgtttttattattattgttattattattattttgctgtgtatgggtgttctacTTTACTCATGGCTGTGTACTGCATTCATGCCTGCTCAGAAGagagtattggatcccctggaaatggagttatagatgggtgtgagtcacccattgaacccaggtcctctgcaggaacagataCTCTTCACCACCGAGCCATCGCTCCAGTCCTGAGTCACCTGATACTCTTGGAGAGGGcccagcttcagttcccagcgtAGCTGATTAACAATTATCTGTaactagttccagggaatctgggtTATTCTGACCTCTCAGGGCACCAGGCCCGTCATGACGGTGCATaaatttagtcccagcactcaggaggcagaggcaggtggatctctgtgagtttaggtcagcctgatatacagagtgagttctaggacagccagagctgcaaaAAGTTAATTCTGTGATGTATCCATATATAggttatatatgtacatgtatatgcatataatttaaCAAGTGTAGAATTATAATATTTTGGTGAGCTATATTTTGCAcatatgagttttatttttaattaattgatttttaacTATCGTTAAAGTATCGTATGAGTACCAGTAAGCCTTGTGCTCACATGGTCAGTGGGTAACTAGAgctggttccttccttccacctttatgtggctcCTCAGGTCTCCAGGGCTGCAGGCAATCACTGCTTCCTGCTAGTTGTCTTGCTCACCCTGTATTCAGTTTTTTAAATGGCTTTTTATAGtgttatgtttattttgtgtgtatagatattttgccagtatgtatgtctgtgggaggccaggagaggatgtcagatgccctggagctggagttacagacactagTGAGCGGTCCTATGGATGATAGAAGTTGAACCTGGAacccagtaattttttttttttggacacagTCTCATATAGCctaagttggcctcaaactctataTAGGGGAGATCTTGaacttgcctccacctccagagagctaggattacacatacctcttttggtttttgagacagggttctagTAATAGCgttgcctggcctggaacttctgtGTAGACCTAGTTGGCCTGGAACCTTCCTTGATCcggtctctgccttccaagaccTGTGGGGTTATGAGGATATGTTCCCGTATTGGACAAGTCTTCCCACAATGCAGTGGGCATTCAGGCACTGTCAGGCATGGGTTACCTCTTCTGGCTTGGGTCTCAAGTTTCCAGTCACGGTTTGGTCACTCCTGCAAGTTCTGCACCTCCTTTACCTCAGCACACGTGCAGGCAGGACAAATCGTAGGTTGAAGCTTTTGTGGCTGTGTTGATGTCCCAGCCCCTCTACTGGAAGcgttgcctggttacagaagatgaccagttcaggctcCATGTCCCCCTACTGCTAGAAATCGTCACTAGGGTCATTTTTGTAGATTCCAGGGGGtatccattgcactaggtttctgcCTCACTCCCCCAAATGCCTcccaattccagtcatctctccccaACACCTGATCTCTCCTgatcccatccccacctgcccccagtccaGCCATGAactctattctatttccccttctgaAGGAGATTCATGCGTCTCCTTTAGAGCCTTCCTTGTTACTAGCCTCTCTGAGTCTGTTGGATTATAGCACAATTATTATTTACTtaacagttaatatccacttatgagtgagtgcataccatgtttgtctttctgggtctgggttacctcattcaggtgatttttttctagttccatccatttggctgcaatgatgttattttttttaaacagctgagtaatactccattgtgcaaatgtaccacattttctttacccattcttcagttgagggacatctagatgGCTTCCagtttttggctattatgaacaaagttgctatgaatataattgagcaagtgtccttgtggtaggatggaacgtcctttggatatatgcccggGAGTGGAatcgctgggtcttgaggtagatcgattcccaattttctgagagactgccatactgatttccacagtggctgtacaagtttgcactcccaccagcagtggaggagtgttccccttgctccacatcctctccagcatgagctgtcacttgtgtttttttgATATTAGTCAATCTAAGTCatcttgatttgtattttcctgatggctaaggatgttgaacatttaagtgtttctcggccatttgagattcctctgttgagaactctctgtttagatctgtaccccatttttaattggattatttggtttgtttgttctagtatcttgagttctttatatcttttggatattagccctctgtcagatgtggagttggtgaaaatttttttcccattctgtgagCTGCCGTTTTGTCCTGGATGGcactgatatttttgttttaacccttatttttatttctgtttattggGGAGGGttacccatgaaggccagaagaaggcatttaaTCCCCTGAAGAAACTGGCAGTTGTGAGCAACCCAACGTGAGTGCTGGGGAGGGAACACAGGTCTTCTGAGGGACAACaggtgctctgaactgctgagacatctccagCCATTTGTTTCTGGTTTGCACATGGTCtcgggtagcccaggctggcctcagactgacTATGCGGCTGAAGgtgactcctgatcctcctgcctccacctcccatgttTTAGGATTACCGGAATATGTCACCTCACCCTGTTTGTATGACAGgtttttgcatttgtttgtttgtttgtttgtttgtttcgagacagggtttctttgtgtacccttggctgttctggacctgccgtgtaaaccaggctggtctacacctTCAACTcagggatccccctgcctctacctcctgagtgctgggattcaaggctaAAGGCACGCACTACCATGCCCGGCTTTAGGGTTCTGAGTGGAAAATGGTTAAGTTTCAGAAGGACAGCTGGCATGGAGGGCAGGGAGTATAGTAGCAGATGACAGGCAGGAAGCTGTTGATTGGCTTACTTTCTGTCACTCTGTCATGGAGTGTGGTCCTGAGCCTGACACCGCCCGTGTCAAGTAGATAAGGAGAAGCAGGCTAGCAATAGTGATCGAGCTGCCTAAGTCACACAGCAGTGGGAGCAAAGCAGACTCTTTCTAGGACACAGGAGAAAGGGGGGATTTGAGAGGAAAGTGAAGACGAATTCGTCCAGTGTTAGTGACCCACTCAGTATAGACACAGAATGTGGGAAGACTCAAAGCAGTTCTGCATTGCAGCTTGCATCCCGGTAGTTATGCGTGTACCAGCCCCTCATGGGAAACATGCGAGCAGAGACAGCTCTTGCTGGGTGCGTTCAGTTTTCAGGGTGTGTGGGACATCTGGAAGTGGAATTATCTAGAAGACAGCTTGAAATGAAGGTCTGAAAGTTCAGAGCTTTGGAAAGAAAGCTGGAGAGTAGGATTCACATCTCGTGCCGGAGGAGGAGTTAGGAGGAGACAGAGCATCCTCAGGCCcccgccttcccatctcttcccccCAAACAGTGATGTGTCAAACAGCGGCATGCTGCCTCGCCTTGGTGACCTGCTCTTCTACACCATTGCTGAGGGACAGGAACGGATCCCCATCCACAAGTTCACTACCGTAAGTGGCTGTCTGCCTGTCCAGAGAACTCTGACTCTTTAGAGGCCCTGGGACGTGAGAAAAGGCTGGTTGACAAAGTATAGGTTAGCTAATGGGTTGCTATGTGAACACTGAAAAATACAGAGGACTAATGGCTGCCTGGGCTGATGAGCCAATGCCATCGTCCAGATGATAACACTTCTCATGGAAAGTGGCAAGAGACGTACTAACCTCTGAGACTGCTTCAGTCCTTTTGCTTAGTTCCCAAACCCATGTTCTACCAATTGTAGTAGTTAGCGGTGGGGGATTTGGGGATCTATTGGGAAAGACTGAGGAATAGATTGCTGTCCTTGGCTGACCTGACCAggcctcttctctcccccaaagGCCCTGAAGGCCACTGGACTACAAACGTCAGACCCGCGGCTCCAGGACTGCATGAGCAAGATGCAGCGCATGGTCCAGGAGTCCAACAATGGTGGCCTCTTGGACCGTGATCTCTTCCAAAAGTGAGAGCCCCAGAAATGAGCATTGCCCCCAGAACTGTTCTGTAGGTAGAAGAGTTTTACTTATAATACAAGCAATACATACTcattatgaaaaataatacagaaatatattttttttatactCAGTCCTAGCCCCTTTCCCAGATGTAAACATTGTTAACAGATTAGTGAGTGTGTTCTAGAAAACGCCCTGTGTGCTCACATACACTTATGGCTGTATATATTAGGACTTCTCAACACTAGAGGCCATAGGCTATGCTTTTTCCGATTTTAGTATTTTTCTCAAAATGTCTCGGGCTATCTTATGTCTTTAGAACCCCTCATTTTGGAGGTTAGGGAATTTAAACCTCGTGAGATAAAATGACGGCCAAAAGTCACACAGCTGTTAGTCTGAAACCAGATGAACGCTCACAACCCTGCTTATCCCCAGCTTGTGTGGTTCCCATGCCTGCtgtatctttccagccccctaacACACTCGTATCTGGGATCCAGGTGTGTGAGCAGCAACATTGTGCTCCTGACTCAGGCATTCCGAAAGAAGTTTGTCATCCCTGACTTTGAGGAGTTCACGGGCCACGTGGATCGCATCTTTGAGGATGCCAAAGAGCTCACTGGAGGCAAAGTGAGAGCCAGGGAatgagggaggggtgggggctCTGAGCTAGACACACATTGTTTCTCAGAGACTTCCTGGGGCTGAGGTTCAGTGATACAGGCTGAGGAGCAGAGCCTCAGAAACAAGGACATGGCTTCATGTGAGTCTATGTGTACTCTAATACCATGTGACAAGACCTTAGGCTTTTGTGGACATGGATGGCAGAAGATAGGCTTCGTGgtgcaggcctataatcccaattCTCAGGAGGTTAAGGCAGaatcagaagtttgaggtcagcttggattCTTagggaagaccctgtctcaaaggaaagatATTCAGTCGAGCCTTCAAGATTTACAAGGAGTGGACCTGAAAACCCAGCCCTAGAATTGCCAGTTTTTAATGTTCAATGGGTTTTCCTGCTATTCCGCCATGGTTAGGACTACAGAGAGGTAGGGTTGCCAGGgactgaagacctgggttcttcTGGAAGCAGTGCACAGAAGGACTATCTGTTGTTGGTGAAGACCTGGGTTCTTCTGGAAGCAGTGCACAGAAGGACTATCTGTTGTTGGTGAGGGCTTGGGTGCTTCTGGAAGCAGTGCACAGAAGGACTATCTGTTGTTGGTGAGGGCTTGGGTGCTTCTGGAAGCAGTGCACAGAAGGACTATCTGTTGTTGGTGAGGGCTTGGGTGCTTCTGGAAGCAGTGCACAGAAGGACTATCTGTTGTTGGTGAAGACCTGGGTTCTTCTGGAAGCAGTGCACAGAAGGACTATCTGTTGTAGGTGAGGGCTTGGGTGCTTCTGGAAGCAGTGCACAGAAGGACTATCTGTTGTTGGTGAGGGCTTGGGTGCTTCTGGAAGCAGTGCACAGAAGGACTATCTGTTGTTGGTGAGGGCTTGGGTGCTTCTGGAAGCAGTGCACAGAAGGACTATCTGTTGTTGGTGAGGGCTTGGGTGCTTCTGGAAGCAGTGCACAGAAGGACTATCTGTTGTTGGTGAGGGCTTGGGTGCTTCTGGAAGCAGTGCACAGAAGGACTATCTGTTGTTGGTGAGGGCTTGGGTGCTTCTGGAAAGCAGTGCACAGAAGGACTATCTGTTGTTGGTGAGGGCTTGGGTGCTTCTGGAAGCAGTGCACAGAAGGACTATCTGTTGTTGGTGAGGGCTTGGGTGCTTCTGGAAGCAGTGCACAGAAGGACTATCTGTTGTTGGTGAGGGCTTGGGTGCTTCTGGAAGCAGTGCACAGAAGGACTATCTGTTGTTGGTGAGGGCTTGGGTGCTTCTGGAAGCAGTGCACAGAAGGACTGTCTGCCGTAGGTGGCAGAATATTAGCTTCTACCAGTTTCTGACCCTGCACATAGCTGTGCTGTTCCCCACTCtcacctctctccccttctctaccTATTCATGCCCAGGTGGCAGCCTACATCCCTCAGCTGGCCAAGTCAAACCCAGACCTTTGGGGTGTCTCCCTGTGCACTGTGGATGGTCAGCGGTAAGATCCTGGGTGACGCTGGGccttgtggcacacgcctttaatcccagcacctggacggcaaaggcaggaggatctctgagttcaaggccagtctggtctacagagcgaattctgggacagccagggctctgtagagagactccgcctcaaaaacaaacaagggggctggagatctgacagtaagagcactggctgttcttcctgaggacccaagttcaattcccagcacccacatggcaactcacaactgtctgtaaatccagtttcagggtACCCGACACcctcatacatgcagacaaaacaccaatgcacataaataaaaattagacaaGCAAACACCAAGAGACGCTGGGTGAGAGGGAGGTGCTGAAGGGCGCAGGCGCAGAACAAAGCCCAACCCCTTTTTATGGACCCTCTCTTTCTCCAGGCACTCTGTGGGCCACACGAAGATCCCATTTTGCCTGCAGTCCTGTGTCAAGCCCCTCACTTATGCCATCTCTGTGAGCACCTTAGGCACTGACTACGTGCACAAGTTTGTGGGCAAGGAACCCAGTGGTCTGCGCTATAACAAACTGTCCCTCAACGAGGAAGGTGAGCGTCTCCGGGGCACACGCTTAGTCTGTCTTTCCCTTAGCCCTACCGCTCTCTTCTCCagttctttgccttttctttcatcCAGGTAGGAGCCAAACCCAACCCCGGTTAGCTTCAGAATGGAACAATATAAAGCAGACTTTCATTAGTGGCCAACAGACTCTGGTTTGTGTTTTCCCAGGAATCCCCCATAACCCCATGGTCAATGCCGGTGCCATCGTTGTCAGCTCCTTGATCAAGGTCAGTACAAGTCTAACCCTGTGAAAGGTAATAGTCTCCCATCCCCTTATTCCTGCATCTCTGTTCATCTCTCCAGGGAGACTGGCGGGGTACCGGGTCCTTTGAGGGTTAATAAGAGGCATGGAAAAGGACAACAGGAAGCCAGATGTTATAAGCTATGGATATTAGTAAGAGTTCGCACATCACTTCCCTTACCCTagtcctccctgcccccacctatAGCTCTGCAGCCCAGAGCACTGACCATTACAGAAGTGAGCAGGTCGTGACCCCTGCCTAGGACCAACAGCCAGATGCCAAAGGCAGGGGGAGGACAACACCATCAGGCATTGATTGGCCACTCCTGGGTGAGAGACGCACTGAGAAAAGGGTGAATGGCCAGTTCAGGGCAGTCATTCACGTCACCTGGGACTGCGAGCTGGCCTTGAGCAAGGGGTGTCAGGCAGGCCCTTCAGCTGCAGCTCTCCCAGGGCTTGAGCAAGAACCTGGGAGCAGCGTGGGCAGCGACACCATGGGGCCAATCACAACCCCTCCTGAGGAAGGTGGTGTTAGGAACCCTTCCCCCTAGGAGCTCAGGTGTCAGAGTCCCCGGAGTGTTGACTCTATAGCTGACATATGCAGGAAGCGATGAATCTGGGGGAGGGACCGAGGCAAATGTGCCTGGCTGTTCCCTGACAGTTTTGTCTGCAGCCCCGTCTTGGGGGTCTCTCTCATCTTAATCTCATCTGAATCAGCGTGGCGAACCCGACTCACAGCTAAGCTAAACTTCAGCTTTGGAgctggggatgaagctcagtAGTAGATAGAACATTTGCCTCCACAGTCTGTGGAGACCCTCGGTTCAATCTCTGGCACTGctaaaaagaaatgatttctgTTTCATTTATCAGTATAGCCGGGCGGGGgggagctcagtggcagagcatttgaTCAACATACCTGAGGTCCTAGTTTCCCTGGTAATAGAAGAAAATCGTTTATCAATGTAATTGAGTATTAACACACTTCCCATTTCTGTCCCCGAGGGTATGGGAATCTGGTACAGGGTAGAGTAAGGCTAATGGGGTGTAAGGAATGTGAGTGGGGGCTGGATGGTGGCGGTGgtgtacacttttttttttttttgttttgttttctgttttttcgagacagggtttctctgtggttttggagcctgtcctggaactagctcttgtagaccaggctggtctcgaactcatagagatccgcctgcctctgcctcccaagtgctgggattaaaggcgtgcaccaccaccgcccggcggtggtgtacacttttaatcccaacactcaggaggcagaggcaggcagatctctgagttcaaggctcccaggtctacaaagcaagttccaggacagccagggctacatggagaaaccctctcttggaaaagagagagagttggaccatggtagcacatacctgtaatgccAGAAGTACAGGtagaaaaatcagaaattcaaggctagtctgggatacatgagacctttactaaaaaataaataaaatggatggtggtggtgagggatAGGGTCAGACTGGAGACAGGGATGACAGCTTGAGATTGAGACTAGAAAGTAGAGgtgaggctggggagggggaggaaggggataGGTGAGGCTGGGATGGGGGAGGCTGGGatgggggaggctgggaggtgagGCTGGgatggggaggctgggaggaggtgaggctggggaggggggaggctgtGGAGAGgtgaggctggggagggggagacaggatgGGGGAGGTTGGGGAGGGATGAGGCAGGGAATGGAGGAGGCTGCAGGGAGGTGAGGCTAGGGAGGGATGAGGTGGGAGGGGAGTGAAACTGGGGATAGAGGAACTGATGGATGCAGTGAGGTTATCTGAATCCTCATTCTttgataatttaaattttcatttttttttgaggcaagatctttCTATGTACCCCAAACTGCCCTTGAAATCtttcagtaatcctcctgcctcagcctccgaagtgctgggaatacaggcatgCGTCACTAAACTGGTCAATAGtttggttttctctgtttctagaCATGGACCTGCAGGCAGAAAGGTCTCAGCTAGTTAAACAAGGGTCACGTGCCTATAACCTCAGCTACTCAGAGACCACAGGATCACAGGGCCACGACTAACTCACAGACCAGCCTGGACATCACAGGCTTGTCTCAGAAGCAGCAAAAGACACTATAAAATGTAAGGTTGCCAGTAGCAAGGCTAGCCTAACATGCCAGCTCCACAATGCCCTTGTGACCCTTCTGTTTGCCGTCCGTCTAGGCCTGGAATACtgattgttttctctctctctgtagatggACTGCAACAAGGCCGAGAAGTTTGATTTTGTAAGTTCTTTGCACGCAACGTCTTGCTGCCTTTCCCATGGCTGCCGTCTTCTACAGCTGCCTCTGGTGCCTGGCTTAAGCCAAAGGCTTCACCAACCCAGAGCAGCAGCAGTACCTCCAGAGGAGAGGGACCCGCTGGCTTCAGCCTCTTGAGATCCCTGGTCTCCTGGGCAAAGCTGGGATGAGGACGGCGGGGTTCCGAGTGGCTTTGCCAGCCTGACCGGTGTATTCTAGGGCTCTTTAGTCAGAAGGCATCACTCCGGCCCCCTTCCCTTCCAGGTACTGCAGTATCTGAACAAGATGGCTGGGAATGAATTCATGGGGTTCAGCAATGCCACGTAAGGCTCTGTTTAGAGGACTGGCTGAGTGCGCTGTACTGTTGCGTATGTGTACGCGTGGTGGGGCAGctaaagagggagggaaaagagaacagaTACACTCTTaggaaggaactcaaggaggGGGGTTGGCCTCCCAGCTTCCTCAGGGCCCCTTATTGACATCCATTTGCTTGGAGAGATAGCGACCCACTTCGATCTGCATGTAATGAGAAAGGCGGTGTGATAGTTTGTGTCTGAGCCCTGGTTAAGACTCAGAGCCGAAAACCGTGCCAGACTTCGCCAGACTTCCTAGACAGAAGGGCTAGACAGCTCTGGGTGGGTTTGTTTGGTCTGTTCACATTTTACCACAAAGCTACACCAAGTGTTTGCTCAGGTTCACGAGTTCCCACTAATATTCTGTGAGACGCTACAAAGGGGCTGATTCAGTGTGATGCGGCGATATAGTGCTGTACCCCAGGAAAGGCAGGgtccccccttctccctcttcccgcCTCTTCGCCTCTTCAACTTCAAACGCTAAATTTGGTCTTTGTTTCAGATTTCAGTCAGAGAAGGAAACCGGGGATCGGAATTACGCCATTGGCTATTACCTCAAGGAAAAGAAGGTAACTGGGAGGGGCCAGCGAGAAGTCCCTGGGGATTCTGGTGCCAGGCCAGGGCCGGAGGGGTTGGAGATGGTGTGCGGAATCTGGCTAGTGAAATCACGTCCTGAAGAAACCCCTTCCCCCTGCTCTTCCCTGCAGTGCTTCCCCAAGGGAGTGGACATGATGGCTGCCCTCGATCTCTATTTCCAGGTACACAAACACTCCCGGGGGAGACCCTTCTCTCTGGTGGTCCTGGCAGATGTGCTGAAAGCTCTAGATGTCAGAACATCACTCTTGGTTGCTGTGCTCATGCCCACACTGCCCTTTTACCTCTCTTGTTTCCGTAGCTGTGCTCTGTGGAGGTCACCTGCGAATCAGGCAGCGTCATGGCGGCCACTCTCGCCAACGGCGGCATCTGCCCCATCACAGGCGAGAGCGTGCTGAGCGCTGAAGCCGTGCGGAACACCCTCAGCCTCATGCACTCCTGCGGCATGTATGACTTCTCTGGCCAGTTCGCCTTCCATGTGAGTGTCCCTGGCTCTGCTGTCCAGGGCCAAGAAGAGAGGGTGGGGTGAAGCTTACCCCTGCCTCCTTCACAAACATCTAGCCAGGCTAAAATCCTTAGAGAAATCTGCCAAACACGTCACATTCCTCAAACACACAGACCTTTTACATAGCTGACTCCCATCTTAGACATCACTTCCAAAGAGAGGCATGGTTGATTTGTTtgtagcctcagactcacagtgatcttcctgcctcaacctctcaatTACTAGAACTACAGCCATACACTTTCACACCTGgccttttttcttgtttgatttgGTATTGAGGATCAAACCTAGGTCTTAACCGTGGTAGGCAAGTGCCGTGCCTCTGAACTGCACCCCCAGCCAGTGCTGTGCCATGCCTCTGAACTGCACCCCCAGCCAGTGCCACCTCACCGAACTGCACCCCCAGCCAGTGCTACCTCACTGAACTGCATCCCCAGCCAGTGCTGTGCCTCTGAACCACACCCCCCAGGCCCTGGAGGTGTTTCTGATCAAACAAAACCACCTCCAGCTCTGTTCAGGGCACCCTAGTCCTTTTCTTCTCcgtgtttgttttaattattttatctatttttaaagatttgttttttattatgggGGAGTATGTACAGAAGACGCCCACTGAGGCTAGAAGTATTGGGGATCCCCCCCTCGACGAAGCTGGAGTTTCAGCTGGCTGTGAGCCTGTCAGTTTTGGTAGTTGGGATTGAATGTGAGTTCTTTGCAGGAAGAGTGCAGGCTCTAATTCCTGACCACCTCTCCGGATCTCACCACCACCccttttaaatcccagcacttgggaggcagaggcaggcagatctctgtgagttcaagaccagccaggtttacagaacaagttcaggacaaccagggatgcATGgagaacccttgtctcaaaaaatatggttttgtttttatttatttatttttaagttatgtgtatgggtgttttgcttgcatgtatgtttgtaaaCCATGTATATACAGTGctcacacaggccagaagagggtgtaggattttctggcactggagttacagacagttgtgagttgccatgctGTTGTTGAGAACCAAACCCTggccttctgaaagagcagccagtgctcttaaccactgagccatctttcctgtccccaggtcccatttttaaattttaaaaatgtatttatcatcAGTGtgtgcatggtggtgcatgtgtggaggtcagagggcaattttgtgggctctggggatcaaacacaggttgCTAGACTTGCACAGGAAGCCCTCCTTTTACCTGAGAAGCCATCTCCCGAGCCCCTATTTACTCTTTGCTTATCTCCTACCACCACAGTAAAGGTTGAATGAGAGACGGTCTcctggggctgaaaagatggctgggtagttaagagtatttgctgctttGGGAGAGGACcatctggaactctagttccagggcgctcagtgccctcttctggcctcctcaggcatcaggcacacatgtgttgcacatacatacactcatatgtggaaaattaaaataagtaaaaatgggGACCATTTCCTAGTTTGAGACCACCCCCAGCAGAGTGCTGTTTGTGTCTTAGCAAGCATTTCCTGCTGCACTGATGCATGGTAGGAGAAGACAGCAGTCAGGCAAACTAAAGCACCGAGACGTAGAGGTGGGTGGTAGTCTTGTCCATGCTGTCACTTAGACTAGCCCGTCTTGTTCCTCAGGTGGGTCTGCCAGCCAAGTCAGCTGTGTCTGGAGCCATCCTCCTGGTTGTGCCCAATGTCATGGGGATGATGTGTCTGTCACCTCCATTAGACAAGCTGGGGAACAGCCAAAGGGGCATCAACTTCTGCCAGGTAAAGTGTTCTGCGTTTAATACTGTTTAAGAATAAATTAATGAGCCAAGCGTGGtgccgcatgcctttaaccccagcacttgggaggcagagaactgtgagttcgaggccagcctggtctacagagaaagttccaggacagcctggtcaacacacaaaaaccttgtctcaaaaaataaacaaaaaagaataaattaagcTATACTATAAAATAAGCTATACTATAGTTCAAGCAATTTGAACTCCTAGAAAGGGCAAGGGGTAAATCCTTTGGCTTCTAATTCTAGAAGCTGGTATCTCTATTTAACTTCCACAACTATGACAACCTGCGGCACTGTACGCGGAAGTTAGACCCACGACGAGAAGGAGGAGAAGTCAGGGTAAGGAAAACCCCGGGCAGCCTAAAGggtatttcaaaaacaaaacatcccgCGACACTTCAGCCAGGTCCTTGGTGAGGCGTCCATGGAGAGGGTCA
This window harbors:
- the Gls2 gene encoding glutaminase liver isoform, mitochondrial isoform X2, which gives rise to MPFPLDVGIWVRCARAVRCRPPGRAFGQVGLRDDACPSDVSNSGMLPRLGDLLFYTIAEGQERIPIHKFTTALKATGLQTSDPRLQDCMSKMQRMVQESNNGGLLDRDLFQKCVSSNIVLLTQAFRKKFVIPDFEEFTGHVDRIFEDAKELTGGKVAAYIPQLAKSNPDLWGVSLCTVDGQRHSVGHTKIPFCLQSCVKPLTYAISVSTLGTDYVHKFVGKEPSGLRYNKLSLNEEGIPHNPMVNAGAIVVSSLIKMDCNKAEKFDFVLQYLNKMAGNEFMGFSNATFQSEKETGDRNYAIGYYLKEKKCFPKGVDMMAALDLYFQLCSVEVTCESGSVMAATLANGGICPITGESVLSAEAVRNTLSLMHSCGMYDFSGQFAFHVGLPAKSAVSGAILLVVPNVMGMMCLSPPLDKLGNSQRGINFCQKLVSLFNFHNYDNLRHCTRKLDPRREGGEVRNKTVVNLLFAAYSGDVSALRRFALSAVDMEQKDYDSRTALHVAAAEGHIEVVKFLIEACKVNPFVKDRWGNIPLDDAVQFNHVEVVKLLQDYHDSYMLSETQAEAAAETLSKENLESMV
- the Gls2 gene encoding glutaminase liver isoform, mitochondrial isoform X1, with product MRSMRVLQNALSRAGSHRRRGGWGHPSRGPLLGGGVRYHFSEAAPHSHQPQHTDHDVSNSGMLPRLGDLLFYTIAEGQERIPIHKFTTALKATGLQTSDPRLQDCMSKMQRMVQESNNGGLLDRDLFQKCVSSNIVLLTQAFRKKFVIPDFEEFTGHVDRIFEDAKELTGGKVAAYIPQLAKSNPDLWGVSLCTVDGQRHSVGHTKIPFCLQSCVKPLTYAISVSTLGTDYVHKFVGKEPSGLRYNKLSLNEEGIPHNPMVNAGAIVVSSLIKMDCNKAEKFDFVLQYLNKMAGNEFMGFSNATFQSEKETGDRNYAIGYYLKEKKCFPKGVDMMAALDLYFQLCSVEVTCESGSVMAATLANGGICPITGESVLSAEAVRNTLSLMHSCGMYDFSGQFAFHVGLPAKSAVSGAILLVVPNVMGMMCLSPPLDKLGNSQRGINFCQKLVSLFNFHNYDNLRHCTRKLDPRREGGEVRNKTVVNLLFAAYSGDVSALRRFALSAVDMEQKDYDSRTALHVAAAEGHIEVVKFLIEACKVNPFVKDRWGNIPLDDAVQFNHVEVVKLLQDYHDSYMLSETQAEAAAETLSKENLESMV